Proteins encoded together in one Impatiens glandulifera chromosome 1, dImpGla2.1, whole genome shotgun sequence window:
- the LOC124922392 gene encoding hemolysin A: MALQFLKLPISRCCITSSSTSSISSLLFLYESSNIRYMPVRWRANQICMKIRTFASATKLDNPPPQKKRKRLDELCLEKYQQYSRSLIQSWIIQGKVYVDGKPVSKAGTPVSDKATVEITAEIPKYVCRAGYKLEAAIEQLGVDVSGKVALDSGLSTGGFTDCLLQYGASFVYGVDVGYGQVAEKIRRDERVSIIDRTNLRYLPGLPQKVDLVTLDLSFISILLVMPAVVNVMKEEATLITLVKPQFEARRSQVGKGGIVKDPLVHQEVRERITSGIENFGFESKGWIESPIKGAEGNTEFLVCFSRKIDKSSTPQQLTLETAPRLN, translated from the exons ATGGCGCTACAATTTCTCAAGCTTCCCATTTCGCGTTGTTGCATTACAAGTAGTAGTACTAGTTCAATCAGTAGCTTACTTTTCCTCTACGAATCATCAAATATCCGATACATGCCAG TGAGATGGAGGGCGAACCAGATCTGTATGAAAATTAGAACATTTGCCTCGGCCACAAAGTTAGATAATCCCCCGCCGCAGAAGAA GAGAAAGAGACTTGATGAGTTATGTCTTGAAAAGTATCAGCAGTACAGCCGAAGCTTGATACAATCGTGGATCATACAAG GTAAAGTCTATGTTGATGGAAAACCCGTAAGCAAAGCTGGTACTCCTGTTTCTGATAAAGCTACAGTGGAGATAACGGCGGAAATTCCTAAATATGTGTGCAG AGCAGGATATAAATTAGAGGCAGCCATTGAACAGTTAGGTGTTGATGTTTCTGGAAAAGTAGCTCTTGATTCAGGTTTGTCTACTGGAGGTTTTACTGATTGCTTATTGCAATACGGTGCTTCCTTTGTTTATGGAGTTGATGTTGGATATGGCCAG GTTGCAGAAAAAATTCGAAGAGATGAGCGTGTCTCCATAATAGACCGGACAAATTTAAGATATCTTCCTGGGCTTCCACAGAAAGTTGATTTGGTGACATTGGACCTTTCTTTTATCTCGATTCTTCTG GTCATGCCGGCTGTGGTGAATGTGATGAAGGAAGAAGCTACCCTAATTACTCTAGTTAAGCCCCAGTTTGAAGCTCGAAGATCCCAG GTTGGAAAAGGAGGAATAGTGAAAGATCCTTTGGTTCATCAAGAG GTTCGTGAGAGGATCACCAGTGGTATAGAGAACTTTGGATTTGAATCGAAAGGATGGATCGAGTCTCCTATAAAAGGTGCAGAAGGAAACACAGAGTTTCTTGTATGCTTCAGTCGGAAAATTGACAAGtcctcaactcctcaacaactCACACTTGAAACCGCACCAAGATTGAACTAA
- the LOC124922393 gene encoding ubiquitin-like-conjugating enzyme ATG10: protein MPSDGTISYNDFRVAAHAFSQKWIEFNSHFFPNWSWITTTTTAHQVNDGYLSLENFVKVISSSPPIEEEEEEEEELTVYDHHPDDDVVDEAILVSSSDHHDHSCEMHHHRYEFHIVYSSSFRVPVLYFRAYDTDGQIMLMNEIEMDLSSDSLKLLMESKWTFITLEDHPQLNRPWYMLHPCATSEWMKLLLENDSSRDQNGAKLEHYLVSWLSVVGQVFKLKLPIEMLKDSPNPPLDKDFVISSSKS from the exons ATGCCGTCGGATGGCACAATTTCGTATAACGATTTCCGTGTTGCTGCTCATGCTTTTTCTCAAAAATGGATCGAATTCAACTCACACTTCTTCCCCAATTGGTCATGgatcaccaccaccaccacagCTCACCAA GTTAATGATGGATATTTATCGCTAGAGAATTTTGTTAAGGTTATTAGCTCTAGTCCAcccattgaagaagaagaagaagaagaagaagaactgaCAGTTTATGATCATCATCCAGACGATGATGTTGTGGATGAAGCAATTTTG GTATCATCATCTGATCATCATGACCATAGCTGTGAGATGCATCATCATCGTTATGAATTCCATATAGTCTACAGTTCATCGTTTAGGGTTCCTGTGCTTTACTTTCGCGCCTATGACACcg ATGGACAGATTATGTTAATGAACGAGATTGAAATGGACCTGTCTTCTGATTCACTTAAGTTGTTGATGGAATCAAAATGGACATTCATCACTCTCGAG GATCACCCGCAGTTAAACAGGCCGTGGTACATGTTGCATCCGTGTGCAACGAGCGAGTGGATGAAATTGTTACTTGAAAACGATTCATCGAGAGATCAAAATGGAGCGAAATTGGAGCATTATCTTGTGTCATGGCTATCTGTAGTTGGACAAGTATTCAAACTTAAACTACCAATTGAAATGCTGAAAGATTCTCCAAATCCTCCTTTGGACAAAGATTTTGTTATTTCAAGTTcaaaatcttaa
- the LOC124921781 gene encoding F-box/kelch-repeat protein At5g26960, giving the protein MPTTTDRAGDTCNFRHRPWLMKSCFPNPNEQIHPPRYKDPPRHCCGTISTTSAAAASKIPPPTAAAAVLHSHTQQASICSLPDDLLLECFSQVPLSSLPSLSLVCRRWSLLIDSSHFSDLRRRQLTLHQTIYAVSITETGLSAASIRIGHDSSWKYFHFLSTDMLQGLLTHARVSSIGRNIYLIGRTSMVRCDAWTGRMTEQSSTTYPRKKFAAAVVAGKIYIAGGSAGASVVEEYDPDCDTWRVVARSPRKRYGCIGASADGVFYVIGGLRIGSAGDQVSRAASAEAHVYASSMDLYDVKARGWLRSQSVPGGGCVVAACAADGIVYVLTSHALELSFWRFDGRRKSSGSAAGVGSFGDWRRMNPPPLPAQVRLDTSVRFSFVTFEDKVVLIQVMGCIDDLLRRSGRMSRGLREGLVLVYDGVAGEWSREPDLPEVMRRAACVCVEC; this is encoded by the exons ATGCCGACGACGACAGACAGAGCCGGCGATACCTGCAACTTTCGCCACCGTCCATGGCTAATGAAATCCTGCTTCCCCAACCCAAACGAACAAATACACCCCCCACGTTACAAGGACCCACCTCGACATTGCTGTGGAACCATCTCAACAacctccgccgccgccgcttCAAAGATTCCTCCAcccaccgccgccgccgccgttcTCCACTCCCACACCCAGCAAGCTTCAATATGCTCCCTCCCCGACGACCTCCTCCTCGAATGCTTCTCTCAAGTCCCACTATCCTCACTTCCATCACTTTCCCTAGTCTGCCGTCGCTGGTCCCTTCTCATCGATTCCTCCCATTTCTCCGACCTCCGTCGCCGCCAACTAACCCTTCACCAAACAATCTATGCCGTTTCCATAACCGAAACCGGCCTCTCCGCGGCAAGTATCCGAATCGGCCATGATTCATCCTGGAAATACTTTCATTTTCTATCGACAGATATGTTACAAGGATTACTCACCCACGCTAGAGTTTCTTCAATCGGCCGTAATATTTACCTAATCGGACGAACATCGATGGTCCGATGCGATGCGTGGACTGGACGGATGACGGAGCAGTCATCCACCACTTACCCGAGAAAGAAATTCGCTGCCGCGGTTGTAGCTGGTAAAATCTACATCGCCGGCGGTTCCGCCGGCGCGTCAGTGGTGGAAGAGTATGATCCTGATTGTGATACATGGCGCGTGGTGGCTAGATCGCCGAGGAAACGTTATGGGTGTATTGGTGCATCGGCTGACGGTGTGTTTTACGTAATTGGGGGTTTGAGAATTGGTTCTGCCGGCGATCAGGTGTCACGCGCCGCCAGTGCAGAGGCTCATGTTTATGCTAGCTCGATGGATTTATATGATGTGAAGGCACGTGGTTGGCTGAGGAGTCAGTCGGTTCCCGGCGGGGGTTGCGTTGTGGCGGCGTGTGCAGCCGACGGGATTGTTTATGTGCTTACAAGCCACGCGCTTGAGCTTTCTTTTTGGCGGTTTGATGGTCGGAGGAAGAGTAGTGGTTCCGCCGCCGGTGTCGGCAGTTTCGGCGATTGGCGGAGAATGAATCCGCCGCCGCTTCCGGCGCAAGTTAGACTGGACACATCTGTTAGATTTAGCTTCGTTACTTTTGAAGACAAG gtgGTTTTGATTCAAGTAATGGGGTGTATAGATGATTTGTTGAGGAGGAGTGGGAGAATGTCAAGAGGGTTAAGGGAGGGATTGGTTTTGGTTTATGATGGAGTCGCCGGCGAATGGAGTAGAGAGCCGGACTTACCGGAGGTGATGCGACGCGCCGCCTGTGTATGTGTGGAATGCTAA